A genome region from Flavobacterium sp. CFS9 includes the following:
- a CDS encoding DUF4105 domain-containing protein, translated as MKNVLFKKTLFSLLLLLSFLGYSQNLPLSKEAKISVITCGLGNESYSYFGHTAIRVVDPSNNIDVVYNYGNFDFRTPNFVAKFAKGDLQYFVGVRSFPEFINDYTNEKRSVFEQELLISKDLKQNFFDNLNAAAFSEDRYYTYKFIDKNCTSMVVDVINKSLNANIVTKKGDTEETYRSILFPYFKDHFYEQLGTSIIFGTKVDQAGTKIFLPFELKNSLEKTTFQNQPLVSKSKTLLSFEKEIPSSWWNNIYTYLLILAFVILVHHKVVDKIYLLILSLIGIFFVTVGFYSLHQELAMNYNVLLLSPLLLVLILFSLLKNKRWTYRFAVLHLLFLIVYTLFMINKAHFFIVLPMIITSGFVLVRVAIRNKKRIPIII; from the coding sequence ATGAAAAATGTCCTTTTCAAAAAAACACTTTTTAGTTTACTATTATTACTAAGTTTTTTAGGTTATAGTCAAAATCTACCGTTATCAAAAGAGGCTAAAATAAGCGTTATTACCTGCGGGCTGGGTAATGAAAGCTATTCTTATTTTGGTCATACTGCCATTCGTGTTGTTGATCCGTCTAATAATATTGATGTTGTCTATAATTACGGTAATTTTGATTTTAGAACACCCAATTTTGTTGCTAAGTTCGCAAAGGGAGATTTACAATATTTTGTTGGCGTACGATCGTTTCCTGAGTTTATCAACGATTATACTAATGAAAAAAGAAGTGTTTTCGAACAGGAACTTTTGATCTCTAAGGATTTAAAACAAAATTTTTTTGACAACTTAAATGCCGCTGCATTCTCTGAGGATCGCTATTACACCTATAAATTTATCGATAAAAACTGTACTTCGATGGTTGTAGATGTTATCAATAAATCTTTAAATGCAAATATTGTAACGAAAAAAGGAGATACTGAAGAAACATACCGATCTATTTTATTTCCTTACTTCAAAGATCATTTTTATGAGCAGCTTGGAACCAGTATTATTTTCGGAACCAAAGTAGATCAGGCAGGCACTAAGATCTTTTTACCCTTCGAATTGAAAAACAGTTTAGAAAAAACTACTTTTCAAAATCAGCCTTTAGTAAGTAAAAGCAAAACACTACTTAGTTTTGAAAAAGAAATTCCAAGTTCATGGTGGAATAACATTTACACTTACCTCCTAATATTGGCTTTCGTAATTTTGGTACACCATAAAGTGGTGGATAAAATCTATCTTTTGATCTTGTCGTTGATCGGAATCTTTTTTGTTACGGTTGGGTTTTATTCGCTTCATCAGGAACTGGCGATGAATTATAATGTGCTTTTGTTAAGTCCGCTTTTATTGGTATTAATCCTCTTTTCGCTCTTAAAAAACAAAAGATGGACTTACCGTTTCGCGGTTCTACATTTACTTTTTTTGATTGTTTATACCCTTTTTATGATCAACAAGGCACACTTCTTTATTGTTCTGCCAATGATCATAACTAGTGGATTTGTTTTGGTTAGAGTAGCTATCCGAAATAAAAAACGTATTCCGATTATTATCTAA
- a CDS encoding sugar transferase, which produces MFSKTKMHFEISERRVLLLLFDVVFILSALYLLSLVFHYNYFVFDKSNFPSILLLLTYVYAFGVIFEMYNLQVASNQLQILQSVIFTATASSLAYLFTPILAPVLPKQRLIIVIFYFTILGTLLLWRLFYVYFLASHRFSQNVVLICDQNQVEELVLGLENVDPHYKIIGFVNSDAISEEDSNFHYVKEVKKKDLEEFVVRNQVSEIVIASQKTDGITADLYQQLLHLLESGNIIREYTQVYESKTQRIPVHYIARDFYRFFPFSRNNSNKLYLFFVRFIEMLFSITGLLVCFLFIPVILVTNLLANKGTLFYTQERVGKNGVVFKIYKFRTMVENSESNGIVFATSNDKRITPFGKMMRKSRIDELPQFFNILKGDMAVIGPRPERPFFVDEIARIMPFYETRHVIKPGLTGWAQVNYSYGESIEESLIKLQYDLYYIKHRSIFLDLSITFKTITTVLFYRGQ; this is translated from the coding sequence ATGTTTTCAAAAACTAAAATGCATTTCGAAATTTCGGAAAGGAGAGTCTTACTTCTTCTTTTCGATGTTGTTTTTATTTTGTCCGCATTATATCTGTTAAGTTTAGTATTTCATTATAACTATTTCGTTTTTGATAAGAGTAATTTTCCAAGTATACTTTTACTTCTGACTTATGTGTACGCTTTTGGCGTAATATTCGAAATGTACAATCTACAGGTAGCCAGTAATCAGTTGCAAATTCTTCAAAGTGTAATTTTTACGGCCACAGCTTCAAGTCTGGCCTATTTGTTTACTCCAATTCTAGCCCCAGTATTGCCTAAGCAGCGATTAATTATCGTAATTTTTTATTTTACAATATTGGGTACATTGCTATTGTGGCGTTTGTTTTATGTTTACTTCCTGGCATCGCATCGTTTTTCTCAGAATGTAGTTTTAATTTGTGACCAAAATCAGGTAGAAGAATTGGTTTTAGGACTTGAGAATGTGGATCCGCATTACAAAATTATTGGTTTTGTAAATTCAGATGCAATTTCAGAAGAAGATTCAAATTTTCACTATGTAAAAGAAGTTAAAAAGAAAGATCTAGAGGAGTTTGTGGTGCGTAATCAGGTTTCGGAGATTGTGATTGCTTCTCAAAAAACAGATGGAATCACTGCCGATTTATACCAGCAATTACTTCACTTATTAGAATCAGGAAATATCATCAGAGAGTATACTCAGGTTTACGAAAGTAAAACACAGCGTATTCCGGTACATTATATAGCCCGTGACTTTTATAGATTCTTTCCCTTCAGCAGAAATAATAGCAATAAATTATACTTGTTTTTTGTTCGTTTCATAGAGATGTTGTTCTCCATTACCGGACTATTGGTTTGTTTTCTGTTTATCCCTGTTATTCTTGTTACGAATTTGTTAGCGAATAAAGGAACTTTGTTTTACACCCAGGAACGAGTAGGTAAAAATGGAGTTGTTTTTAAGATCTATAAGTTCAGAACAATGGTCGAAAACTCGGAATCTAATGGAATTGTTTTCGCTACTTCAAATGATAAACGGATTACGCCTTTTGGTAAAATGATGCGTAAATCAAGAATCGATGAATTACCTCAATTTTTTAATATTTTAAAAGGCGATATGGCGGTAATTGGACCAAGACCTGAACGACCATTTTTCGTGGATGAAATTGCCCGTATAATGCCTTTTTATGAGACTAGACACGTTATAAAACCGGGACTTACCGGTTGGGCACAAGTAAACTATTCTTATGGAGAATCTATAGAGGAGAGTTTGATCAAACTGCAATACGACTTATACTATATCAAACACAGAAGTATCTTTCTGGATTTGAGTATTACTTTTAAAACCATTACAACCGTTCTGTTTTACCGCGGACAGTAA
- a CDS encoding O-antigen ligase family protein — protein sequence MKNKKEHYILLLLIHAVIAVVVFAVPFLSKIYALLIPAVGLFIVYRTKNVNNEVLIVAAYLVGVEVFLRMTGGNFNNEYVKVNVIFFMLLGMIYSNFSTNAFIYWVFLVLLIPGILITATAFNPSIDIKKSLVFNLSGPLCLAISSIYMFKRRILFSNLQNVLVAMGLPILSTTVYLFLFNPSVRDVVTGTQSNFETSGGFGPNQVSTALGLGMFVFFTQLILFSKSKIKIILNGVLLIFVTYRGIVTFSRGGVLTAVVMIVCLLFLLYKYSNLRGKNKFVLVFILTGLIGIGVWTYSSFQTKGLIEKRYANQDARGRNKKDRLGGREQIMNEEFALFMDNPILGVGPGMGRYVRAERFGDDAASHNEITRMFSEHGLFGFFGLIILFLTPFVVYISNKQHLYFLSFFAFWLLTINHAAMRTAAPAFVYALSLLFVQVKIPEKAENSVD from the coding sequence ATGAAAAATAAAAAAGAACATTATATTCTTCTGCTTCTAATTCATGCAGTAATTGCTGTAGTTGTTTTTGCTGTGCCTTTTTTATCGAAAATATATGCGCTTTTAATTCCTGCTGTAGGTCTCTTTATTGTTTACCGGACTAAAAATGTAAACAATGAAGTACTGATAGTTGCGGCATATTTGGTAGGTGTTGAGGTTTTTTTGCGGATGACAGGAGGAAATTTTAACAATGAATATGTTAAAGTCAATGTCATTTTTTTCATGCTGTTGGGTATGATATATAGTAATTTTTCGACAAATGCCTTTATATATTGGGTTTTTCTTGTCTTGCTGATTCCGGGTATCTTAATAACAGCTACCGCTTTTAATCCTTCTATAGATATTAAAAAATCATTGGTGTTTAATTTATCAGGGCCATTGTGTTTAGCAATATCATCAATTTACATGTTTAAAAGAAGAATTTTGTTTTCGAATTTGCAAAATGTATTGGTTGCAATGGGATTACCGATATTGAGCACAACAGTATATTTGTTTTTATTTAATCCCAGTGTTAGAGATGTAGTTACAGGTACACAATCTAATTTTGAAACTTCCGGAGGATTTGGACCTAATCAGGTTTCTACCGCTTTGGGCTTGGGAATGTTTGTGTTTTTTACACAATTGATATTGTTTTCAAAATCGAAAATAAAAATTATTCTAAACGGAGTTTTACTAATATTTGTGACCTATAGAGGTATTGTTACCTTTTCAAGAGGAGGGGTTCTAACAGCTGTGGTCATGATTGTTTGTTTATTATTCTTGTTATATAAGTACTCAAATCTACGAGGGAAAAACAAATTCGTATTGGTTTTTATTCTTACGGGATTAATAGGCATAGGAGTTTGGACGTACTCTTCTTTTCAGACCAAAGGACTTATAGAAAAACGTTATGCAAATCAGGATGCGAGAGGGAGGAATAAAAAAGACCGCTTGGGAGGAAGGGAACAAATTATGAATGAAGAATTTGCCCTTTTTATGGATAACCCCATTTTAGGAGTTGGACCAGGAATGGGAAGGTATGTTAGGGCAGAAAGATTTGGAGATGACGCAGCTTCACACAACGAAATTACTCGTATGTTTAGTGAACATGGTTTGTTTGGGTTTTTTGGACTAATAATATTATTTTTGACTCCTTTTGTCGTCTATATAAGTAACAAGCAACATCTCTACTTTTTGTCATTTTTTGCCTTTTGGTTGTTAACGATTAATCATGCCGCCATGCGTACTGCAGCACCAGCTTTCGTATATGCATTATCATTACTTTTTGTTCAGGTTAAAATTCCTGAAAAAGCAGAAAATTCCGTCGATTAA
- a CDS encoding glycosyltransferase, with protein MRIIQIIDSLEAGGAERMAVNYANALSKNIAFSGLVVSRKEGLLVNQIDDSVPYLFLKKRKKIDLQAVFTLRKYIKKNKVEVIHAHSSSFFTAVLVKLTLPKIKIIWHDHYGISQDLYARKNLSLKLGSFFFTGIISVNSALKDWAASYLWCSDIVYFPNFIVDSKSGQKQNLNGSEDKRIICVANLRPQKNHELLLEAANLLKNKFPDWTYHLFGKDFEDSYSKILKQKVMDLDLQETIFFYGTTTNVGSALEQCQIAVLTSVSEGLPLAVLEYGLYKLPVVATNVGEISKIITSGKEGLIVEPDNLKEFAGAIEKLIVSGKYRDEMALELYNKVQLNFSESAIVKEYLLWLKSLLTFTV; from the coding sequence ATGAGAATTATACAAATAATAGATTCTTTAGAAGCCGGAGGTGCAGAGCGTATGGCGGTAAACTATGCAAATGCACTATCAAAAAACATAGCGTTTTCAGGTTTAGTTGTTTCCCGAAAAGAAGGATTACTGGTAAATCAGATTGATGATAGCGTTCCCTATTTGTTTTTAAAGAAAAGAAAAAAAATAGATTTACAGGCCGTTTTTACATTGCGTAAATACATAAAAAAGAATAAAGTTGAGGTGATTCATGCTCACAGTTCTTCTTTTTTTACTGCCGTTTTAGTTAAATTGACTTTGCCCAAAATTAAAATTATCTGGCACGATCATTATGGTATTTCGCAAGATTTATACGCCCGGAAAAACTTAAGTTTAAAACTTGGTTCTTTTTTCTTTACTGGGATTATTTCGGTAAATTCAGCCTTAAAAGATTGGGCAGCGTCTTATCTGTGGTGTTCAGATATTGTTTATTTTCCTAATTTTATTGTTGATAGTAAATCCGGCCAGAAACAAAACTTAAACGGATCTGAGGATAAAAGGATTATTTGTGTAGCCAATTTGCGCCCTCAGAAAAATCATGAATTATTACTTGAAGCGGCTAATTTGCTAAAGAACAAGTTTCCGGACTGGACCTATCATTTGTTTGGAAAAGACTTTGAAGATTCTTATTCTAAAATTCTGAAACAAAAAGTTATGGATTTGGACCTTCAGGAGACCATTTTCTTTTATGGAACCACTACTAACGTCGGATCTGCTTTAGAACAATGTCAGATTGCTGTTTTAACATCAGTTTCAGAAGGGCTTCCATTGGCTGTTTTAGAGTATGGATTATATAAATTGCCTGTGGTTGCTACAAACGTAGGCGAAATTTCAAAGATAATTACCTCCGGTAAAGAAGGATTAATAGTAGAACCTGATAACTTAAAAGAGTTTGCCGGAGCAATCGAAAAATTAATAGTATCCGGTAAGTACAGAGATGAAATGGCTTTAGAATTGTATAATAAGGTTCAGCTAAATTTTAGTGAAAGTGCGATTGTAAAAGAATATCTTTTATGGTTGAAATCTTTACTTACTTTTACAGTTTGA
- a CDS encoding glycosyltransferase, whose translation MKLLIVSSAPLIYKNQIPFAYSPYVKELIILEQFSDDFIFCCPVWEKDRGLLITEIPFTFKKHFQLKDFNLSSFSNILKSFFSSFYNILVLFKAMKKADHIHLRCPGNIGLLACFVQVFFPNKPKTAKYAGNWDPESKQPCSYKIQKWILNNPFLTRKMKVLVYGEWKNQSQNIKPFFTATYADAEKESIKKISFDNRIEFIFVGSLTPGKNPLYALQLVHELLKRGNNVVLSLYGEGSERNFLEEYIKNNSLEKEIVLHGNQDLETVKKAYQKTHFVILPSKSEGWPKAIAEGMFWGCVPIATKISCVPFMLDYGNRGLLLEMDFEKDVNEIIGILKNQTLFFNKSNLAGNWSQNYTTDVFEAEIKKLLLK comes from the coding sequence ATGAAATTATTAATTGTCTCATCAGCGCCATTAATTTATAAAAATCAAATTCCATTTGCTTATAGTCCTTATGTGAAGGAGCTAATTATTTTAGAGCAGTTTAGCGATGATTTTATTTTCTGCTGCCCGGTTTGGGAAAAAGACAGAGGACTTTTAATCACTGAAATTCCCTTTACTTTCAAAAAGCATTTTCAGCTTAAAGATTTTAATTTAAGTTCTTTTTCAAATATTCTAAAATCCTTCTTTTCCAGTTTTTATAATATTTTGGTTTTATTCAAAGCAATGAAAAAGGCAGACCATATTCATTTGCGCTGTCCCGGAAATATAGGTTTGTTGGCATGTTTTGTTCAGGTATTTTTTCCAAATAAGCCTAAAACAGCTAAATATGCGGGTAATTGGGATCCTGAAAGTAAACAGCCCTGTAGTTATAAAATTCAAAAATGGATTTTAAACAATCCTTTTTTGACCCGAAAGATGAAAGTTTTGGTGTATGGAGAATGGAAAAATCAATCACAAAATATTAAGCCTTTTTTTACTGCAACTTATGCTGACGCAGAAAAAGAAAGTATTAAAAAAATAAGTTTTGATAATAGGATAGAATTTATTTTTGTGGGAAGTCTTACTCCGGGCAAAAATCCGTTATATGCATTACAATTGGTTCATGAATTATTAAAAAGAGGAAATAACGTAGTGTTAAGTTTATATGGAGAAGGATCGGAAAGAAATTTTTTAGAAGAATATATTAAAAACAATAGTTTAGAGAAAGAAATTGTTTTGCATGGAAATCAGGATCTGGAAACCGTAAAAAAAGCTTATCAAAAAACTCATTTTGTCATTTTGCCATCAAAAAGCGAAGGCTGGCCAAAAGCAATTGCCGAAGGAATGTTTTGGGGATGTGTGCCTATTGCAACCAAAATATCCTGTGTTCCCTTTATGCTCGATTATGGTAACAGGGGGCTTTTGTTAGAAATGGATTTCGAGAAAGATGTTAATGAAATAATCGGAATACTGAAGAATCAGACGCTCTTTTTTAACAAAAGTAATTTAGCAGGCAATTGGTCACAAAATTATACGACCGATGTTTTTGAAGCCGAAATTAAAAAACTCTTGTTAAAATGA
- a CDS encoding serine O-acetyltransferase, producing the protein MNLFQLIKSDYRKYRKYGGHFFVIVFFTQGFWATFQYRIAYYIYTNITWKLFRLPLLFSTLVWQKTIEIVTGISIASSVKIGHSFYIGHFGGIIINAKAIIGDNCNISQGVTIGVSGNGEKRGIPVLGNNIYIGANAVVAGKITIGNNVLIGACSMVKDSLPENAVAMGVPAVIISQNGSKGYI; encoded by the coding sequence ATGAATTTATTTCAACTTATAAAGTCAGATTATAGAAAATACCGCAAATATGGCGGTCATTTCTTTGTAATTGTATTTTTTACTCAGGGCTTTTGGGCCACTTTTCAATATAGGATTGCCTATTACATTTATACTAATATTACCTGGAAATTATTTAGACTTCCTCTGTTGTTTTCTACTTTGGTATGGCAAAAAACGATCGAAATTGTCACAGGGATTTCGATAGCATCTTCTGTAAAAATCGGGCATTCCTTTTATATAGGTCATTTTGGAGGTATTATTATCAATGCAAAGGCTATTATTGGAGATAATTGTAATATATCACAAGGCGTTACTATTGGTGTATCAGGTAATGGCGAAAAGCGAGGAATACCAGTTTTAGGGAATAATATATATATTGGAGCCAATGCAGTAGTTGCCGGTAAAATTACTATTGGCAATAATGTACTAATCGGTGCCTGCTCTATGGTTAAAGATTCTTTACCGGAGAATGCTGTTGCAATGGGGGTTCCGGCTGTAATCATTTCTCAAAACGGCTCAAAAGGATATATTTAA
- a CDS encoding glycosyltransferase family 2 protein, with translation MKFSLIICTYMRPQPLLELLQSVKTQTLYPDEILIIDGSVNKESEIILSENSFQNLKYFLVDDQNRGLTRQRNFGIGKVGQGIEVVCFLDDDTILESDYFENLLQTYSVFPDAMGVGGYITNEVKWEKATQNYIPQINEFYFDGWKRKDGSRFVLRKKLHLDSNCLPGFSPLFSHGRSIGFLPPSGKIYEVEQLMGGVSSFKKSVFEKLSFSTYFEGYGLYEDADFTLRVAKIGKLYINTAARLGHFHAETGRPNRYYYGKMVVRNGWYVWRVKNPNPDFKNRYKWNAITLLLTLVRFSNTFTSSNKKAAFTESLGRILGWFSLIFNKPEE, from the coding sequence ATGAAATTTTCTTTAATCATTTGTACTTACATGCGTCCTCAGCCTCTGCTGGAGTTATTGCAATCCGTAAAGACACAAACCTTATATCCGGATGAAATTTTAATTATCGACGGTTCTGTAAATAAGGAATCAGAAATTATTTTAAGTGAGAATTCATTTCAAAATTTAAAGTACTTTTTAGTTGATGATCAAAATCGCGGACTTACCAGACAAAGGAATTTTGGTATTGGTAAAGTTGGTCAGGGTATTGAAGTTGTTTGTTTTTTGGATGATGACACAATTCTGGAGTCAGATTATTTTGAAAATTTATTACAAACCTATAGCGTGTTTCCTGATGCTATGGGCGTAGGAGGTTATATTACGAATGAAGTAAAATGGGAAAAAGCAACCCAAAATTACATTCCTCAGATTAATGAATTTTATTTTGACGGATGGAAACGCAAAGACGGAAGCAGGTTTGTTTTGCGAAAAAAACTTCATTTAGACAGTAATTGTCTCCCTGGTTTTTCTCCTTTATTCTCACATGGCAGAAGTATTGGTTTTTTGCCACCCAGTGGTAAAATATATGAAGTTGAGCAATTAATGGGAGGCGTTTCTTCCTTTAAAAAATCAGTTTTTGAGAAGCTGTCATTTTCTACCTATTTTGAAGGTTATGGTTTATATGAAGATGCTGATTTTACTTTAAGAGTCGCAAAGATTGGTAAACTTTATATCAATACAGCCGCAAGATTAGGTCATTTTCATGCCGAAACCGGAAGACCCAACCGGTATTATTATGGAAAAATGGTAGTTAGAAACGGATGGTATGTCTGGCGTGTTAAAAACCCCAATCCGGATTTTAAGAATAGATACAAATGGAATGCAATTACATTACTTTTGACATTGGTCAGATTTAGTAATACATTTACCTCAAGTAACAAAAAAGCCGCTTTTACAGAAAGTCTTGGTAGAATTTTAGGCTGGTTTAGTTTAATTTTTAATAAACCTGAAGAATAA
- a CDS encoding glycosyltransferase family 2 protein, with protein sequence MKLNEFRTRSGEIILYNGQPDLEKLEVLCSGAGDIWHSSFEQGYKNAFPELVYQTATFFWYINDFDHLDECVSWRINSNSFAIRKSVWETLGGFDTEYQNHQIEALDFGYNALRNSAAIPLYIKGLFIDNVKEKINITAKDRYIFFRKNFKKEHSLFMLYREGFWKWKEWNAFFYAAKNFKRSSEKPVIKPRDLNRIEGKPSVSYIIPTMMRQDFTLQLLEDLSVQSYPVSQVVVVDATPEALRNEKMYYERRFPFELIVKWQETKGSCRARNEAIELCTGEYIVFGDDDVRVQSNFIENHIRLMQTYKVSACNGLDIRADNEQQELKDLEVKLEKLGEKRWKSGASSTFSNANSCVKTEYVRKLTGNDINFDGGYGEDTDFGISLAKLGQVVILNPFSPNLHLKPPAGGYRFWGNQARITGKKRKTQPWELDTPVKMIRPVPSPTIMYGIVKHFTPQQVIEYKYKYFFLYLFKGSKKSLLYRFFRIPYKNLQFKKSLFYAKKLKDLGIRYK encoded by the coding sequence ATGAAATTGAATGAGTTTAGAACAAGGAGTGGAGAGATTATTCTTTACAATGGGCAACCTGACTTAGAGAAACTGGAAGTTTTGTGTTCTGGCGCCGGAGATATTTGGCATAGTTCATTTGAACAAGGTTATAAAAATGCATTCCCGGAACTGGTTTATCAAACTGCGACTTTTTTTTGGTACATCAATGATTTTGACCATCTGGACGAGTGTGTGAGCTGGCGAATTAATTCAAATTCATTTGCCATTCGAAAGTCTGTCTGGGAAACTCTAGGCGGGTTTGATACAGAATATCAAAATCATCAAATTGAGGCATTAGATTTTGGGTATAACGCATTACGAAATTCTGCTGCAATTCCCCTTTATATAAAAGGGTTATTTATAGATAATGTCAAGGAGAAAATAAATATAACTGCAAAAGACCGATACATTTTTTTTAGAAAAAACTTTAAAAAAGAGCATTCCTTATTCATGCTTTATCGGGAAGGTTTCTGGAAATGGAAAGAATGGAATGCTTTTTTTTATGCTGCGAAAAATTTTAAAAGAAGCTCTGAAAAACCAGTTATTAAACCTCGTGACTTAAACCGTATCGAAGGTAAACCATCTGTTAGTTATATTATTCCAACAATGATGCGTCAGGATTTTACGTTACAATTGTTAGAAGATCTGAGTGTACAGAGTTATCCCGTTTCGCAGGTAGTTGTAGTCGATGCAACTCCCGAAGCCCTCAGGAATGAAAAAATGTATTATGAAAGACGATTTCCTTTTGAGTTAATTGTAAAATGGCAGGAAACAAAAGGAAGCTGCAGAGCCCGTAATGAAGCTATAGAGTTGTGTACGGGTGAATATATCGTTTTTGGAGACGATGATGTTCGGGTACAGTCGAATTTTATTGAAAATCATATTCGGTTAATGCAAACCTATAAGGTGAGTGCCTGCAATGGCTTAGATATCAGAGCAGATAATGAACAGCAGGAATTAAAAGATTTAGAAGTTAAACTTGAAAAATTAGGAGAGAAAAGATGGAAATCCGGCGCATCCTCAACTTTTAGCAATGCCAATTCCTGTGTAAAAACCGAATACGTCAGAAAACTAACAGGCAATGATATTAACTTTGACGGAGGTTATGGTGAAGATACTGATTTTGGAATATCGCTGGCTAAATTAGGGCAGGTGGTTATCTTAAATCCTTTTTCTCCAAATTTGCATCTAAAACCACCTGCAGGCGGGTATCGCTTTTGGGGAAATCAGGCTAGAATCACAGGGAAAAAGAGAAAAACACAACCATGGGAATTGGATACTCCCGTAAAGATGATTCGTCCCGTACCAAGTCCGACAATTATGTACGGTATTGTAAAGCATTTTACTCCTCAGCAAGTAATTGAATACAAGTACAAATATTTTTTTCTATACCTCTTCAAAGGTTCCAAAAAAAGTCTATTGTACCGATTTTTTAGAATTCCGTACAAAAATCTTCAGTTTAAAAAATCACTGTTTTATGCCAAAAAACTAAAAGATCTGGGGATCAGATATAAATAG
- a CDS encoding glycosyltransferase family 4 protein: protein MRIAFLTPEYPHPETGNSGGLGTSIKSLAIGLLEKGVSVRILVYGQHKDDIFTDNGIIIQQIKNKKLKGLSWFLTRKKLEKIINQLFSAKEIDLVEAADWTGITSFIQPKKCPVVIRLHGSDTYFCHLDNRPVKWINKFHEKRALKKATALLSVSQFTADTTNMVFGLSKKFNVIPNLVDINLFQPSDNLVANDKSIFYFGSLIRKKGLLELPLIFNEVIKNDPEAKLILVGKDVPDIISGNLSTWQMMQNLFSERAQANVSYLGSVPYSEIKKKIEQATVCVFPSFAEAFPVSWLEAMAMHKAIVASDIGWAGEVIIDGESGFLVDPKNHSLFAAKIAQFLDNSRLTKETGEKARSRVEHFFGTDKITNDNINFYKKIINPE, encoded by the coding sequence ATGAGAATAGCTTTTCTAACACCGGAATATCCTCACCCTGAAACCGGAAATTCAGGCGGTTTGGGAACAAGTATTAAAAGCTTAGCAATTGGACTTTTAGAAAAAGGAGTTTCAGTTCGTATTTTGGTGTATGGTCAGCATAAAGATGATATTTTTACGGACAATGGCATCATTATCCAACAAATAAAAAATAAGAAATTAAAAGGATTATCGTGGTTTCTGACCAGAAAAAAACTAGAGAAAATAATCAATCAGTTATTTTCTGCTAAAGAAATTGATTTAGTAGAAGCGGCAGACTGGACAGGCATTACTTCTTTTATTCAGCCTAAAAAATGTCCGGTTGTAATTCGACTACACGGATCTGATACTTATTTCTGTCATCTGGATAATCGTCCTGTAAAATGGATTAATAAGTTTCATGAAAAAAGAGCCTTGAAAAAAGCAACGGCCTTATTATCTGTAAGTCAGTTTACAGCAGATACAACAAATATGGTTTTTGGTCTGAGCAAAAAATTTAACGTGATTCCTAATCTCGTTGATATAAATCTATTTCAGCCTTCAGACAATTTGGTTGCTAATGATAAAAGTATATTTTATTTTGGGAGCCTCATTAGAAAAAAAGGACTTTTAGAATTGCCTTTAATTTTTAATGAAGTAATAAAGAACGATCCCGAAGCAAAACTCATTTTAGTAGGGAAAGATGTTCCGGATATTATTTCGGGTAATTTGTCGACCTGGCAAATGATGCAGAATCTTTTTTCAGAAAGAGCCCAAGCAAATGTTTCTTATTTAGGGAGTGTTCCTTACTCCGAAATTAAGAAGAAGATTGAGCAGGCAACAGTTTGTGTATTCCCTTCTTTTGCAGAAGCTTTTCCTGTTTCCTGGCTTGAAGCTATGGCGATGCATAAAGCAATCGTAGCATCTGATATTGGTTGGGCAGGAGAAGTGATTATTGATGGGGAAAGTGGTTTTTTAGTTGATCCAAAAAATCATAGTTTGTTCGCTGCCAAAATTGCTCAGTTTCTCGATAATTCGAGATTGACAAAAGAGACAGGAGAAAAAGCAAGAAGCAGAGTTGAACATTTTTTTGGCACTGATAAAATAACAAATGACAATATTAATTTTTATAAAAAAATAATCAATCCGGAATAA